Within Candidatus Rokuibacteriota bacterium, the genomic segment ACGCCCATCGTCAGCGCGCAGAGCAGTATCACCCACACCGGGACGTGGAACTCGGGAAGCATCCCCCCCAGGACCAGGGCGAGGGTGAACGCGCCGATGAACTTCTGGCCGTCGTTGGAGCCGTGGCTGAACGCCATGAAGGTTGCCGAAAGCAGCTGGAGGCGGCCGAACACGCGACGGACTGTCCCCGGACGGGCCCGCGCGAAGATCCAGAAGACGCCAACCGTGATGAACAACCCCCCGAGGAATCCGAGGAACGTGGAAAAGAGCAGGCCGATCAGGACCTTCCGCCAGCCGTCCCAGAGCAGGACGCTGGTCCCTGCGGTGGCGAGGCCCGCTCCGGAGAGCCCGGCGATGAGAGCGTGGCTCTCGCTGGTCGGGAGCCCGTAATACCAGGCCAGCGTGCTCCAGAAGACGATCGCCACCATGGCGGCCGCCACCGTCCCGAGACCGATGACGTCAGGCTTGACAATCCCCTTGCCGATGGTTGCCGCCACGGCGGTCCCGGACATCGTGCCGAGGACGTTGAGGGCAGTCGCCAAGCCCACGGCCTGGGTCGGGGTGAGCACCCGGGTCGAGACGACCGTCGCGATGGCGTTGGGCGCGTCGGTCCAGCCGTTGACGAACTCGGCGGCGAGGACCAGTAGCAGGACGAGGCCGAGGGCGAGGGGTGGCTCCATCAGGCGTTCTTCAGCGTGATCCCCTCGATGACGTTGACGACGTCCTCGCAGCGGTCGGTGACCGCCTCCATCGTCTCGTAGATCTCCTTCCACTTGATGATCTCGATGGGGTCGGGACCGTCGAAGAGCCCAGCGAGGAGGTCGCGGAGGAGGCGGTCGGCCTCGTTCTCGAGCCGGTTCACCTCGATACAGTGCGTGTGGTAGGCGGGCGAGAGGTTGCGGAGGCAGTGCACCGCGCGATCGGTCTCCTCGGCAGTCTTCACGATGATCTTCGCCATGTCGGAGCAGCCCGGGGTCGGCGTCTTGATCCGGTAGAGGACCAGTCGCTCCGCGACCGCGTCGATCAGATCCAGGACGTCGTCCAGCCGGCTGGCTAGGGCGTAGATGTCCTCCCGGTCAATCGGCGTGATGAAGGTGGTGTTGAGCTTCTTGACAACCTCGTGCGTGAGCGTGTCGCCCTGGTGCTCGAGGTCCCTGATCCGCTGGTACTTCTCCTTCGCATTGGCGTAGTCCAGGATCAGCTCCTCCAGCCTGCACGAGGCCGACATGATCGTGGCGGCCTGCTGCTCGAAGAGATCGAAGAACTTCTCCTCGCGCGGGATCAACCGAAACATGCCGCTACCCCCTCCCCGTTCGCGCGGCCGCGCCGACCGCACGCGGCACCAGGTGCCTGAGAACGACAAAGCCCCCGATGATGCCGACCACCAGGAGCACGGTGAGCCATTCGAAATACCGCTCGACGAACTCACGGATCGGCGGACCGAATGTGAAGAGCAGCGCCGCCACCAGGAAGAAGCGGGCGCCGCGGGAGAGCGCCGAGGCCACGAGGAACACGGGAAACTTCACGTAAAAGACCCCGGCCCCGATCGTGAACACCTTGTAGGGAATGGGGGTGAATCCGGCGATGCCCACCGCCCACGCCTCGTACCTCTGGAACAGCCGATGGACGAGCTCGACCTTCGACCGGCCGAAGAGCCACTCGACGACGGGCCGGCCTCCCCAGTACCCGATCCCGTAGCCGGCCGCACCCCCCGCCACCGAGCCGGCGGTCGACACGGTCGCATACCAGAACGCCAGATCGGGTCGCCCGAGCGCCAACGCGATGAGCAGGACATCGGGCGGGATCGGGAAGAACGAGGACTCGGCAAAGGCAATCAGTCCCAGGGCCGCCGTGCCGTGGGGAGTCCCGGCCCAGCTGATGGTCCACTCGTACAGGCCGTGAACCCAACCGAATAAGGCGCCCACTATGCCACGTATCGGCCGGTGACCGAACCCAGGAGCAACCGCCCGCTCACGACTTCTCCCGCGCCACCGCGCTCACCTCGCCGCGCACGTCCGCCGCCGACGTCGGGGCCGCCTCGCCGCGGATCCGCATGGCGTAGAATGACCGCCACACGAAAACCAGGGAGACCGCGAAGAACAGCCCCGCCAGAGCGCGGCTCAGCACCGGGCCCCGCGCCGTGAGCGTCACCGCGAGCTCGACGGCCAGCAGACCGAAGAGCGTCGTGAACTTGATGACCGGGTTCAGCGCGACCGATGAGGTGTCCTTGAACGGGTCGCCGACCGTGTCGCCCACGACCGTCGCGGCGTGGATCGCGGTCCCCTTCTCCTTCAGCTCCACCTCGACGATCTTCTTCGCGTTGTCCCACGCGCCCCCCGCGTTCGCCAAGAAGACCGCCTGGAAGAGGCCGAACAGCGCGATCGAGATGAGATAGCCGATGAAGAAGTACGGCTCGAAGAACGCGAAGGCGAGCGTCGAGAAGAACACCGTGAGGAAGATGTTGAACATGCCGCGCTGGGCATACTGCGTGCAGATCTCGACGACCCGTTTGCTGT encodes:
- a CDS encoding DUF47 domain-containing protein, whose amino-acid sequence is MFRLIPREEKFFDLFEQQAATIMSASCRLEELILDYANAKEKYQRIRDLEHQGDTLTHEVVKKLNTTFITPIDREDIYALASRLDDVLDLIDAVAERLVLYRIKTPTPGCSDMAKIIVKTAEETDRAVHCLRNLSPAYHTHCIEVNRLENEADRLLRDLLAGLFDGPDPIEIIKWKEIYETMEAVTDRCEDVVNVIEGITLKNA
- a CDS encoding DedA family protein → MGALFGWVHGLYEWTISWAGTPHGTAALGLIAFAESSFFPIPPDVLLIALALGRPDLAFWYATVSTAGSVAGGAAGYGIGYWGGRPVVEWLFGRSKVELVHRLFQRYEAWAVGIAGFTPIPYKVFTIGAGVFYVKFPVFLVASALSRGARFFLVAALLFTFGPPIREFVERYFEWLTVLLVVGIIGGFVVLRHLVPRAVGAAARTGRG
- a CDS encoding inorganic phosphate transporter encodes the protein MEPPLALGLVLLLVLAAEFVNGWTDAPNAIATVVSTRVLTPTQAVGLATALNVLGTMSGTAVAATIGKGIVKPDVIGLGTVAAAMVAIVFWSTLAWYYGLPTSESHALIAGLSGAGLATAGTSVLLWDGWRKVLIGLLFSTFLGFLGGLFITVGVFWIFARARPGTVRRVFGRLQLLSATFMAFSHGSNDGQKFIGAFTLALVLGGMLPEFHVPVWVILLCALTMGVGTAVGGWRIVKTMGLRLTKLEPVHGFAAETAAASAIELASRLGIPLSTTHTINMSIMGVGSTRRLSAVRWGVGGEIVTAWILTFPVCGLIAWGVAKVLLILG